TTCTTTCTTCATAAAAAAATTGAACAGCTGCTAGGCTATGTTTTAGCTTGCTTTAGAATGAAAAGTAATTCTTATTATTCTATACACAGCATCGCCATGCACCATCGCTGTTCATGACATTGCTGGGAACTAGTACTGTAATTTAGAAATTGCCGTTGGCggtcctttttttgttttgttttacgcCAGTACCTGACATATTGATGGCCTAATACGTACCTCGAGCTAACTCGACGTTCTTACTCAAGTCCATCAGCCAGAGCGCAGAGCCGCCGGTTGACTGAAATAGTAGCTTATAAGCTAGGATTTGGTAATCGGGCAACTAAAGTGGGTATTCAATGGCACTGTCATTGACGGGTGCTTCTCAACAGACTCGCCAGATGGCTGAGAAGCGTCATTGGGACTTTGTCTCCTGCGAGGCAGTTTGTCCAACTAATGACGGCGTAGTCGTTTTTTGCAAACAACGTGCAGAAGATCAGTTGGCTTATATTTTTTCATAAGAAATGCGCGCAGACGTAGCTCTCTTGATGAGAACTTGTGTAAGAGACAAACCCCAGCATGGGCAATTAGCACTTCGCCTCAACTTTAACAATGACTGCTTCTTTCATTATTAGTTGGGCAAATATGGTGCGCAGAGAAGCACAATGTAAATTATGAAAAATAGTCTACGCACCATTCAGCGGAGTCAATTACGAGCGCCAAGTGGAGGCCACATGTTTGGAATCCGAAAGCATATACCACATTTGATGATCAGTGAGCCTACTTTTGTCATGCTGTTGAATGCGAAATAAGGCTGCATGGTGAGCACAGTATCATGCTAACAGAGCTAACAGAACTAATTATTCCGATAGAGTATGGTATATCACCCTTGGAGAACTCTATCAGCATCCGTTTGGCTGGAAATAACGAGGTAACTGGCGCCAGCCACCTCAGTTTTGCCACCGATTTTTTTCTGTCGCACTTGTCTTCGTTTGCAAACTGCGGAGGCGGTGACATCATGGCGCGACAACCCGCATTTGCTGGTTGCTTCAAGAGTTACTGTCATTTAGTTATAGCTCTGCGACAAAACCTTACAAGTGTTTCAACGTTGAATTGTTACCGACATTGCTGTATATTGTGACTCTTCTTTTTAAGTACGATTAACTACACTCGGCCAACCTTTGCCGCAAACAGATTATCGCATTTATCCGAATCTAGGTCACTAGGTATTTGAAAAACTATTTACAAAACGCCTAGGTCAGCTTAGATTCGAAAATTTCGTTAAAATCTGTCGCTGGTTGAAAAATGGCCCGCCGCTACCGTGACCGCTAAAAAACCGCAGTGTAGTCATGGCTATCGGCAGCCACAGATTGTTGTCAGTTGTCACAGTTCACTTTACCGGCGTGCGATTTTCTCATGGTCACTTCTTCAAGTGGGTATAAGTCAAAAtaggcatggggggggggggggttatgacATGCATGCATACGTATTATCAGTGACATGTGATGTCCTCAAGGAGATCACATGCATTTCATTTCGTGTATAtgtcaataaataaatggtaTAAATTACCTGGTTAGGCACAGTCAATATTTTTTCAAACTTAGCTTTCAGTTAGGGGCTGGCATAATGGGTCCAAGTTCAATGGAGGTTGGCCTACAGTGCCCTGGTGGAAGTGTTTGGCTGCCGCTTGACATTGGTAATAAATGTCATTTTGCTTGTTGTGACGGTTGCCGCTTACTATTGCCTACGTCActagttttatgaaaaaaattatttaccgcctagatttgagtaaatacggtatgccAGAGGCAATTAATTCCGAAAGGCGACGGGCGTCTTCACCTCCCATTCCATTCTCTTAGGTCTGATTTTTGGCATGCAGAGTGTCTGCTCTCGGAAGAAACAGCGACCTGTGCGTTTTTTCAGATGCCTATAGTTTGGCAATCGAAATTTATCAATGAATTTACCTCTGCTGTATAGATCTAAATACTTTGTGGAACTGGCCTTCTCTGGTATATGCCGAAATATGTTTTAATGATTGATCGATAGAGACGCAGCTAAACCACGCATGACGTATTTGCGGCTTTGAGTTGTAGCCGCGCAGAGCGCCACTCAGGCCCCCGTCTTTAAGATATCTGGTGTGAGGTTTACCTCATGCCATAACGCTAACGTCATGCGCTGCAACAGAAAGCCAAGTAGCATAGAACTGGAACTCGAAGCGCAACTTAATTATAGCATACATCTGCCAAGCAGGTTCCTGGTAGCTATAGATGGCACGATACCGCATAAAAAGGGGAAATAGGGAGTCAGTGCGCATAAACTCGGTCGCTGTGTAATATAGGATTAAGTAATACGAACATAAACACCTGCGATGTTCGGAAGTCAAGTAGGCAAGGGGAAAACTAAAGTGACCTTTAACAGTGCATATCAAACCCACCAATATGTGGTGTTGCGTCTTTCACTTAAGTTGCGCTGTGCCAAGTCGAACACGTGGTACCAAAAAGCCCAAATCGTTACACTACATATAAGCAATAAATAACACTGGTACAGGTGCCCCTGACGATAGACGGAGCACGCCGAGTGGCGGCCGTATACCAGCCGAAATGCATCTCCATATGCTAGCGGCGGTAGCAAGTACTACAGAGCATGCACAAACGAAATCTACGGTGACCGTGCGATACGCTTTTGACCACTGCGTCATCGACGGCTTAGGCGAAAAGAGCGCTTATTTGAGCGGTCGAAGGTAAGGCAGCTAAGGGAGCTTTTTCGCTTACAGCAATCATCCATCGGCGGCAAGCAGCTCTTGCCAGAAGCCTCTGATCACTGCGCGTGGCGGCATGGGTCGCTGCGCGAGCTTTTGTGCTTGAAGAGCAAACTGTGTTTTAGAACATTTTGTTGCAAATTTTTTGTACTCAAATCATGTTGATGCTGCATGCAGCAGGAGCAGTGGGTATCTATCGCGCTTAGAAGTCACCGAACCGCGTCACGATCACCATGATGTTCCCGGCGACCTGATGCAACGGCGACCGTTGATTGTCGAGAAGGGTCATTGTCGCATGCCTCGTGCGTATGAAACAAAGCTGAGGCAGTGACTTGCAGAAAGCAAACGCTTCTGGAAAGACTTGCTTGCTGTCGTTAAATGGTTGCTGGAAGCGGGAGAAAGTTTCGCTTGCGTCAACCGCTAGAAGAAGCACTACTTCTCCTCGGCCGTGATGAGGAAGTGGTCGAAATGGTATCGCACGGTCACCCCAGATTTGTTTTGCGCTAGTACCCGCTGCCACCGCTAGCGCCTGGGGATGCAGTTTGGACACCACTCGCACGCTCTCTTTACTTTCTGGAGTACCTGTACATCCCTCTCTCACGACACCCTTTTTTGATGTTATTCAAATAAAACTGATTTTAGTCTTTTTATCTTCCCACTTATTTTTAATTTTCTTGTGGTGGCGAGGAAGGAATTGAATCTTACGAGTCGTATTATTTTAGATATGGTGCCAAAATGATGTCACCGAACTTAATACGAAAATGTCCCACAATGATTTACAGATCTATTCTGCGTCTATTTTAAACCAAGTTTATTGTTTTCCCTTTATTTATGCTAGCCTCAGCCGAACGTTGTAAAAATCAGTTGCGTCGCTAGATGCGAGAATTCGGCCACAACTTATATTGTGTTTTTATGTCCTTACTGACATGCCAAGTCTCCCGTTTACTGTCGTGTACAGGTGTTTGGAATTCACGAAACTCGGCACATCAGTGTTCCTTAATTAAATGgaaactaaagagaaacactaaattatTTTGGACTGACGAACTTCTAGTTGAAAATTCCAAGTAATTTGGCTGTATTACGgtgaataataaaaataaagtaaaacGAAGGTCATGTTCTATTTATTGAATGTCTAAGTGCGCCGGGACGTCAGTATATGACGTCACAGACTGGAAAGTTTGTTTCGTTTCAGACCGGTGTGGCTCAGTGAAATTTATTCAAAATTCCAGACTTGAGCCTTTGACTATTTTATAATGCGGTGCGGTCAATCTTTCTACATAAAAAATAGTAAATTAGGCCTGAGGAAATTCGATCAAAATtcgtgacgtcatggcgagctAGCGAGGGAACTTCATGGCAGCGGTGCCTTTCGTTTTTATATCTTTTACAGTTTATCAATTGTCTTCTCTCTCTAAATGTTGCTTTTTAGTTTCATGGAAGGGCAGTTTACTAGTATAGCTCAAATTACATATTTCTTTAGTTtctctttaaggaaataaaaattaTTTCCTGCCTTCTTCGACATTTTGTGGAGCAGGATTCTATTTGAAGCGAGATCAAGATTTCGCCAAGCTAAAACTAAATATCgggtgaatgaaaaaaaaagtataatggGGTTGGTGAATGGTTGGGGTTGGTATAATGGGGTTGGTGGGAAGCTCGCGCTTCCAGTGTGTAGGAGCTGGTTTTAAATGGCTATGGAAACTTCTAAGCATAATATTTtcaatgtcatagaaagttaccGCGTTGACAGTATATACGCGCTCTTATCTTTCTGCGAACGAGGTTGCCAGCTTGAGTGACCACAGGAATAACGAATGCCTGAAGCAAGTGGCCGGGCCCGAGGCCAACGAACAAAGACCCCGGGACGTCTTCTGTGCGCAGCGGCGACTCTTCCAACCAGTGCGTATTTATTTTAAGCTCGAATGCGTTGACGACACGCACGCACATGCCCAGTTCTGATCGAGAGTGGTTGAACAAGGAATCTCTGAAGCTGAAGCCAATGTCACGACAAGAGGACTTGCGGAAACTTTGGCCACCACTTCAGACTTCCTTTGTTAAACAGCCCGCTGTTGATCATAATAAACGGATCTTGAAGCGCACCAACCGACACCCAAATATAAAACGGAGAAGCGCTGTCCTCTCCGCCCTTTCCCGTTCTGTTCGTGTGCGTTAAATATAATTCGAAGCAACATGTATGGGTTGGCGCAGTGTTACCAACACGAAATTATCCAAGTAAACGCTAACTATGAAAAAAATTCCATCAGACCTCATTTCACGATGAACGTGTCATGACAAACAACAGGAAGCGCAGCTCACTGCCCGCGAGGCACAGAGGCTTTGCTGCATGTCTTTACAATCTTACTTCAGGGGCGTCAGCCTGAACAGTGAGATCTAGTGTGCTTCAGAAATAAATGATCATCCGGGTACATTTGCCAAATTTGTTGTGCATGCTTACGTGGGCTGGTCGTCATTATGTAATTCCTAATCTGCACGATTGAAATGGAATGGAAGGTGGAAAGAAGTGTTCTAATGCAGTCACCGGGGTCGCTTATTTACCAAAATACAAGTATTGCTACAACCTTTGTCCTTTAAAAATGCATAATCGCTCGAATTATACGTCTTTCGTATAGCCTATAGATAGAGTATTTTTAAAGACGTAGCGAGGACCATACACCGTAAATCAACCAAAATTAGGGCTGTGTCAAGAGCGTCTTGCTAATAAGTTGGCATTTCCATTGCATAAGGCATACATAGTAACTAAACGCTAACATTCGGCTGTGTCCTTCGGCCTTGTAAATTTTGACAGCTTCATCATTTAGTGTGTTCACAGTGTTCAGTACCTCTACGGTCTTGCTTTTGAAAGGTCGTTACCATAGTTAAAAACCGAAGAGGTCTCTAAATCTACAAAATTTGCGACGCTTTATTGATGTGCACTCAACATATGTAGTAAGTTGTGCAATCCATCCCTTAGCTGTGTGCTTCACCTTATGCGCTCATCTCCATGTTCTTCGCCTTACAGTCACAAAGAAGAAAGTGGGAAACAATAGAGAGGCTGCCCTCTATGACAAATAAACTATTAGGCCGCTGTAGTTAAAGCACACATAGATTTTCCGACATTTGTTCCTTGTCATGTCTTGCATGTAAGTTACGACTGTGAACAGAttgcattttctctctctctctctcaacgcaGTACATCGACTGCGTGATGAAAACTCAGAGGGACATGCTGGTAAGTATCCGATTTCTACATAACATCCGTTCACAGACATCCGTGAACGCTTTTACGAATCATCACTTTCAGTATCGCAGTGTCTATAGGAAATTACAGCCATTCATATAAGATGTCATACAGAGATAAAGGTTGTACTGTAATTATTGCATTTTTCTTACCAATTTCTCCATACTTCTTATATACTGTTTATATTTTTATATCAACACGGTTGCATAAAATAAGCAGACTCCTTTTGTCAACCAAGGGTGTACATAGGTATGGACGATATGTTGTTTATTTTTCATCTCATCAGAAGGCCTACGCCAAGCTTTCAGCGACGGAACTGCGGGCTGTTCGCGATGGACTTGTAAGAACACGCTCGAATAAGTACTTAAGAAGTTCAAGCGAATGCGCCTTTACTAACAATTTTTATGCTTCTTCTCGTTGCTTTCAGGTATGCATGCTGACAACGTGGAATGAGCTGCTCCGTTCTTAATAGCAAGTGAATCTGGAAtaaaaagacgaaaaaaagaaCTGCTGATACAATGCACTCTTTTAGTCTATCGAGTGCGAGTATTTAAAGCGCACCCTTTCATTTTGTTGGAGTTGGAGACTTTCGCTTTGCGATCTGAATTCGATGCTTGTCATTACCAGACCAGCCACAGGGCCAAGCTGTTAACCAAAGTCACTGCGGCCAACAAACTGGCAGCTCACGCAATCCCGCCCTTTTCCCACGTTTATCTTGCTGCAGAAAATGCTAGAAGGGATCAAACCGTTGATACTACAGCGCGCATCCCATAAGGTAAGAATAAAACACGAACACTTTGAAACTGTCGCTATTCTTGTGCGTAATGTGACAGCGAAGCGTAATTATGTTGCGACACAAGCAACAGGCTCCATACATACCCTTCAAACTGAAGAGTCAATCAGGCCAGTCCCACACTTAACGcgaagataaacatgtatacggaAATAACGTAGACCAAAACCGCAAATTTTGCGTACGACTGCtgtaaaaaaattggctgtggcttaactcagttatgcctgggtatGCGTAGCGAGAGgcacggttaatgttattgtttagcttggttctctctataCCGTTatatctttatcgtttagcttcatacgtctgagtgtttaggtttggttgttaccgcTGGTTAacttatggttacattaaagactatatatttttaaagtgtaacgcatttattttgaaagtcttcatcttgttgtttctcaattgccacaaagacggccggatggttggtgaggcgggaggataaggggttgtcatccagtgacttgaacacgtttcgggtgctattatcatctgaatccactcgcctggccgcgtcgtacttacgacgcttctcgaggcgtgcggctcgttcttcctccgtctcctcggctcctctttgtttcgttccgacgacgaagcctggcttctttcagtctctccgactcaatTTTCATATCTACCGACGAATCCCaacgagccgccccttctatatatacgatgcaacgccagCTGCTCCTccgttgcaacgcggtttcagcggctcctcctctgacgtcatgccagatgcaagcggcgaacgcttgcaacacaactgcggcggcggcggcgcgtcgccgcgctAACTCGAGCAGACGAGGTCAGATGGTGCGGCGAGAGGCGCTGCCacctgcggcggttgctaggcaacggttcagctcgcggtgcggccaccggccacatcGAAAAGGCGAGACCGCGGCCAGTGTAGGTCTCGCTACAAAAAAAATCGGGCTCGTTAGTAACATGCTGCAAAATCAGGCGCCTCGTCAGGCTAAATTTTGCTCTATTCGAAGGCAACTCCATGGCTCCGGTCGGTCATAGTTTGTCAAGCACCTTTTAATTGCAGCGCAGACTAagcggcaccccccccccccaaaaaaaaagaaaggaataaaaaagaaaacgttccACGCGGTGCTGCGACGGACGCGCTTCAGCCCTAGCACGCCCGCTGGCAGGTCTTCATCAATCCGAACTGCTTGTTACCGACGAGGCAAAGCCGGTAGAGGAGCGTCGCGTGAGACGCGTTGGCACACGGGGCGCTGCCTTTGGCTTGCATGTCTGGGAAGTAAGGGTACCGCAGATGCTCCAGGCCGCACTCTCCGGGCGCCGGGACACcacaccgggggggggggggggggggcggcctcCGACGGTCCGCTGTTCTCCACGCACTGCAGGGAAAACTCTCCAAGTGTCCTGTAGACGCCGGGCTGGCTGGCGGGACACCTTCCGTGAGGGAAGGTCCACTTGGTGCAGGCGGTGCCGTTGAAGTACCAGAACGAGGCGGCCACGTCTTGCCTGCGAGAACCAGTGTTTCGTATAAAGCGTGCACTGCAGGAGGCTATATGGCTATAGTCTTCGATGCATATCCGAGTAAGTTGCGCGACGCAGGTTACTGGAAACACGATGAATGGAAGGTTCACGGCTTCGCGTCTTTCTTTCGGTCCTGCGTGAGTGTTGTTCCCAGTAGCCCGCGTGGGGCAGGTTACTCCAACTGATCGGTGTCCATATTATTAGCGAGCGTTTGAGATAGAAGTGATAGTAATTTGTGCATACAtttccttttaaagcgaagctttctttactaACCCTCCCGAACTTTCGTGACCGTGGCCGATGCTGGGTGATGCTGCTGGTCTTGCTGAAGAATGGGccacactttaaaaaaattggaCCAATGGAAGGACGGAACCTTGGTCCCCCAGTACAGCATCCCGATGATCTAACCGTTAGGCAACAATCGCACGTGTAACAACGAGATTCTTCGAGATGATCTCGGCGAATGCCACACCGCGTATCACCGGCGCGGGAGAGTGCAAGCGCGGGTGCCAGTTTTCTTTACGCCAAGCACGCCGGCATCGAATGAGCAAA
The DNA window shown above is from Dermacentor silvarum isolate Dsil-2018 chromosome 1, BIME_Dsil_1.4, whole genome shotgun sequence and carries:
- the LOC119452695 gene encoding uncharacterized protein LOC119452695, whose translation is MSSSRWQPSGAAIVVIVLLFFDPWANQLALGASVAPKRTALDIICDLPPDVNDQLRNTTKKCEEMFPQSVASLSDHRNNECLKQVAGPEANEQRPRDVFCAQRRLFQPYIDCVMKTQRDMLKAYAKLSATELRAVRDGLVCMLTTWNELLRS